TGCATCAGTTCCGCCTTCTTCATCTGTTGTGATAGTGGAGACCTTGACCGCTTTAAGACCGAATGCAACTTCCTCCTCTCCTATATCCTCTACATCCAGCTCTTCTCTGAGCTGATCTTTGATTTTTTCTAGATCGGTTTCGTTGTCTTCCGGCATAATCTTGTATACGCATGAAATCTTTCCCATTCTTGAATTGCCTCTTAGAAAACCAGATAGGAATGAAGATTTAAAAACAGATAAGAAAGATCGTCCTACCCTAAATTGTTTCTATGCTTCGAATTCAACTTTTTTCTCTTGATAAATTTCATCTTGTTCCAGCCTATTGTCTATAACATACCTGTAGAATCGGTTTTTAAAGTTCCTAGAAATAATTCGGTTACAGGCCCTCTTGGTCTAGTGGAAAGACGGCACCTTGCGGAAGACTGGTATATTAGCTCGGCATCCATCGTCCGGATGGCTTTCAGAACGGCATACTAGTTCAGCAGATAGGTGCAGATCCAGGGTTCAAATCCCTGAGAGGGCGCTCTGAGATCGTTTTTATTAACTTGGCGGTTGTATAGCTCTTGGTTTCTATTTCTTGCGCTATTTATTGGTTTCTACGGCTTGTTAATAAAGTTTAGGTTTAAATTGCCGGTTACTCCGGTATAGGAACTATCGGAACAGGTTTGGACTATATTATAAGTATTTTGAGGAGTGGATCTGACCGAAACGAATGGTCGTGGTCCAAAGCAGCCATGCTTTAGAATTTCTCGGATTTGTGGTATTGATTTAAAATCTTGGAGTGCCGTAGTCAAACCATGAGAGACATTGAAATTGTTATCGATCCAGAGATTTTGAGCGGAGAACCTCACTTAGAGGGAACCAGAATCTCGGCTTGGAAGATTCATGATATGTGTTCGATGGTAGGAATGTCACCGGAGGAGATTGCAGATGAGCTTCCGACAGTAGATGTTGAGGGAGTGAAAGCTGCTTTAGAATATGTTGAGAATCAGGATGAGAAAACTAAGTCACCGGTGAAGGCTTAGATTACTCCGTATAGTCTGATAGATACCAGATATTATCTTACAGTTCATCTTCAGAAACTTCGTTTAGTATCCACTTTACAGTGTCTGACAATCAGTCTAATTCTCTCCTGCGTATGTATTTATCTACTTCCTGGTCGCTGTCTTTAGAGGGCGTTCATAATGGTTTATATTCATCAGTCGATGAATATTGAGATATGGAGCCGGACTGGGATAGGATCAGGACGTGGACTGACAGGCTTGTAGGACCTGCCTTGATAGTAATTTTGGTTGTGATTTTACTGGAGATTTTTCTACCTGATCTAGCACACCACTACCATACAGAAATCATGATTGTGGATTATGCAGCTATTGCAGTATTCGTAGTTGATCTTGGTTTCAAGTTTGAAAGAGCTTCTAGGTGGCAGAACTTTCTGAAGGATTACTGGCTGGAGATAATTGCAATAATTCCAGGTTTCATACTCTTCAGGATACTTGATTCGTTATTTGTGATTACTAGAGGAGCAGAGCTGGGTCAGGATGCTTTACACCTTGCAACCCGCTCTGAGAGACTGACCGCGCTTGTTAGAGGCAGTGAACTAACGCGTGCAGCAAGGTTTGAAAGGGTTATGCTTGGTTTTGCAAGAACGCCTAGACTCGCGAAGGCAACCGAGTTCTTCAAACCACATGAAGGCTAGTTAAAGGGTTTAACTTCCTCTGAGAGAAGTAAAAATAATTAGGCTTTTTCTAGGCCGGTATACTTAATTTTTTCTTCCGGATTCTCGGTTTCAAGACTTCTTACAACCTTTTTTAGCTCGCTGTCTCCAGGGCTTCCTGTCTTTGACTCGTCCAGTAACTCGTTTTCCACAGACGGATATTCCTGTTTTTCGAGTTTTTCCCTGCCTTCGTATTCCAGGTTAATACCTCTGTTCTGATCTTCCTGACCTGATTTCACGGCTTCCGGTTCTTCCATTATGGTAGCAATCTGTTCAAGGAGTTTTTGGCTGTCATACTTCTCTGATCCTATATCTCTTCTTTGGTCATAGAAATTAGTTAGAAGTTCAAACTTAGTATACGCATCTATATCTTGGTAGTCCTCAGTGTCAAACTTTGTTTCAAAACCGGCTGAGTCCAGCAGCTGACCGTTTTTCAATAGCCAGTCAGCCATCGGTTCGTATTCTTCTGCTTTTTCACGTGTTTCGAAGCAAATAAGTCTGTTTTCAGGTCGAGTTCTCGTCATATATTATTAGATCACGTCTCTTTTTTATTCAGCCTAGACTATTTGGACCTGAGCTTTCAAAAAACTTGCGGTAAAAGAGTCCTGGGCCGCTGTCAAACTTTCTCTATTCTTCGATTCTTGGTGTTGGTACCGGCGGGATCAATCCAAGTGTATCTGCCACACCTACTGACTGTGAAATACATTTTCTGTAGAGATCATTCATGATATGTTTGTTAATTTGTTCTGGCAGTTCTTCGTTTTCATCCCAGCTATCTACTGCATTTTTTACTTCTCGGTTCCAGAGAATGTTTCCTTCCAGAACTATCTTTGCAGCGTTTTGATCTCCAACTGTATAGCCGACCGTGAAGCTGAAATCTATTTTCGCAACTTCATCGTCAAAAGCGTTTATAGATGCTTTTTCCACCGACATAATTTTCGGTGTATAGTTTACCTGTACATCTCCTCCTTTTGTTGAACGGTTTTTCTCTGCGTTAAGAGAATCAACATTGAATCCTACGATCATAATCCAAGTTTCTTCAGTAAGTTACTTTAACCTTTAGGAAGTCGGCACCTATTTAGTTAGGCTTTTATGGCTTCGTCTCTGAAAGAGTCTTTATGCTGGATCTAAAGCAGTTAGGTACTTTGTTAATAGGTGCATTTGCTGTAGGAGGCTTTGCCTTTGGCGGTATGGTCAATTGGTCAGGTATATCAGGCGGCGGCCAGCAACCTCAGGGATCAGGAGAACTTGATGCAACAATGCCGGAACAGAACTACCAAGAATCGCCATATAAAATGAATTGGAGAGAACAGCGGGTTCTAGCCAACAAAAATGATGTCGTATTTGTTAATGCCTTCTATGAGAATGAAGAACAGAAAGAACAGCTCCAAAAACTTCAATCATTAGTTCAAAGATTTGACAAAAGGGTCTATGTCAGTGTTGCCAGCTCATCCTCAAACTCGAAAATCATGATACATTATGGTATTTATGAGTTTCCATCAGCGGTCGTAAACGGAGGTTCAAGTATTTCACAGCCGGAGAATGTAACTGTTGAAAGGATTTCCGAGGCTGCATGTGATGGATTCAGAAACCTTGGTGACCAGACCTCAGAGTGCCTGTAGAGTTATATAGTAGAAAGCAGTATTTTTCTGCATGGTAGAGGAAAAAATCAGAAAATGGATAAAGAAAAAACTGGAGAAGGACATAAAACCTGACAGAATAAAGAAAAGTCTCCAAAATACAGGTCATGATGCCTCCCTCGTTGATGAAATAACCGGTGATAAACCGGATGAAGATGCTTTTCAGGCCGATGAGAAAACCGGTAGTTCAGATGGTGAAGATAAAGAATTTGAGTTTGCTTCAAATGCAAACCATGATGAAGAAGAGGAAGAAAATGGATCGGAGCGTTCTCTCAATGTTAAAAATATCTTAAACCGGAAAACCGCTGCGGTTCTTGTAATTTCGTTGATAATAGCGGTTGTTACGGCGGGGTTTTTCAGCTATGTTGAGACTTCTAAGGTCTTTCAGCCACAGTGCTCAGGAGGGGATGAAGGCGCTGGTGTAAAGATCTACAGTGCAGAGGCTCAAAATGATGTTACAACCGCCGAGATCAGTGTAGCTGAGGAAGCAAATGTTGTTCTAGAAGTGTTTGAATCCCAAGAAAAAATAGGACAAAGTATTGAGAAAATGAGTGGTAGAGGAACTATTTCAGTTGACGGTGTTGGAAACAGGATATTCTTCCACGAGTATGGTTGTGATGAGCCTTCTGTTGAAATGAATTACTGAAGTTCAAAGGTTTTTGCAAAGTTTTCATCTCCTTGAATATTATTTCCGTGTCTCTCAAGGTTCTTGTCAGCGTCAAAGTCTTCGTGGTAAGATGCGGATACCGCTCCGTTTCTACCGATTAGCGTTACCGATGCCTGCTGATCTTTAGACAGTTTTCGGGCTACTTGAATTAAGAGGCCAATATTCTCTGTAGGTACTTCTTCCTCGACAAATCTGTCCTCCATCTCAGCTC
This portion of the Nanohaloarchaea archaeon SW_7_43_1 genome encodes:
- a CDS encoding elongation factor 1-beta — protein: MGKISCVYKIMPEDNETDLEKIKDQLREELDVEDIGEEEVAFGLKAVKVSTITTDEEGGTDAVEEKLENLEGIQSIELEHFDKL